The Meriones unguiculatus strain TT.TT164.6M chromosome 6, Bangor_MerUng_6.1, whole genome shotgun sequence genomic interval ACACTGCCCAGAAGCTAAGAAGCCTATACTCAGGAGCCCCTGAATGacaggaacaaagaaagaaaatacctaagtttaaaaaaaaaaggggggggggggggacccaaCTGCAAGGAAAGCCGAGCCTGATGGTGATACCCACCAGCCCTCCAGGTTTTGCCCCTGAACCAGGCAGTCCCTCCCCCTCCAGGCAATGTCCTCCCCTAGGCTAGATGGAGCACATCACAGCGCAGTTTAAAAAGCTTCTAAATGCCAGTTCATAAACATCTTCATTTACTATTGGCGATTACATGTGAATAATATGCTTATACTGTTCTTTATGGAAAACAATTTCAACGAGTCAACTCCGAGAGCACAATGGGCAACCCTCAACCTGAGCCCTCAATGTCCTTCCCTAGACAGCCGGAAACCCTCTCCTCTGTCCCAGGGCTGCCTAactttctctcttccccactgTGGCTCTTGGACAAAGCATCCTCTATGACCATTAGTCCTCATCAGACAAGTTCTGGTCCAGGGGGTAAACCATGAACATCACATCTGGCCGAGAGGGAACACAGGGATGACCTGGACGCACAATCTCAAAGCCCAAGAAGCTGAATGTCTTCAGGAGTGGAGCTGCAGAAAATAAAGCATAGAAGGGGACTCTGATGAGAAGCTCAAATCCAGGGAAACCCGCAAAGATCAGACAAACAAGGGAAGTACTGGGTCCTCAGCCGCAACCAGGCTGGTAAAGTGAATGTGCACAGCGCACAGCTCACTGCACGGGTCTCAAGACTGCTGTGGCTGCTCACCTCTGTCTTCCCGGCCCTTCCTGAAGCAGATGAACACGTAGTTCACTTTCATCTTCTCCTCAGCAAACTCTAGCAGTGCTAGCAATCTGCAGAAACAGAGCTACTCAGGTCCACTGCCTCCTTCTCAGACCTCCTCCATCCCACCCCTAAAAGGGTCTTCTGAGCTGGAGTGCCAGCAAAATTAAGATAATCTCCAGAAAGAGGCCCCCACTTGAAGACCCCCAACCTAGAGCCCTACAAAGAGAAGATTAAGTCAAAGATCCTGGAGGGGGGTGTTCTTTCTTCCTATAACTGAGTTCTTCATTTGAAAGTAATACTGTCTTAAAGTAATGCCGATCACAAAGCAGTATGATGCCATCAAGAGCAGCTCATTTGGTCATTACACTGACAAGAATGCTCTGAGCTCAGTTTCCTCAAAGTGAGGCCGGCAtgctggtgcacgcctttaatcccagcactcaggaagcagaggcagtgggtctctgtgagttagagggcAGTCTGATCTGCACAGTTGCAGGACACGCAGGGCTAAACAGTGAAAGCCTGCCTCAAAAGACGGAATTGGAGTCAATCAGCAGACTGTCTTGGGACTGCTTTTTACACACAGGCTATGTGGAGAACAGTGCCCAGTCTAATGAAATCCCGTCATTCTACCTGTGTATTCCTTGTATTGTACAAATTCCCTGGAATTTGTGTGGAGGCTCAAGTAGAACCTGACATCTGCTGGGAATCTGATTAGCTAAGTGGTGGGTGGCTCGTTAATGTGCTATGCTAACAATCTGCTTCAATTATAACCAGAGCAGGCCTGATTTACTAgctaaaaataacttaaaacagAGCATTATCGACTTGGGGAGCCTAGAGCTAAGGGAGAAGGTACAGACTCTGCCATAAAGCTGTTATCCCCAGTAACCGTTCTCTTCACTGGCTCCTTACCCTTCTTTGCTCCCATCAGCTAATAATCCATCTGGGATTTCTACAAACAGGCTCTGGCTGGACAGGACTGCATCCCAGGAAGAGACCGTCACCTCGGTGACCTCGTACTGGAAGTGGACGATGTGAGGTTTTCCATCGTTCACGGGGAGGTCCTGGGTTACAGTGAGCTTCTCGTCCTGAGAAGGAGAGTTAGGGCAGGGGCAGAATCTCCACCACTGGCCGCATCCAAGCTCCCTAGACTAAGGGTGCTGGCATCCCGTGGGCCATTCTCAGGGTGGCCTCTGTCAGGAGCGTGTCAGAAATGCAGGCCTCCCTGTGAGCTAACTGTAGCCATTTCTAAGTAGCTGCTGTTGGCAAAGCCAGAATGAGATAAGAAAGGGAATCTTTAGTAAGAACCAGCCAAATGCTGAGCACTGTGCAAAGTATATTTATGTATTAATATCTTCACTTTAAATATGATAGCAAGACAAGAACAATTTAGTAATTCGCCCAAcgctcctacagctaataaaggTAAAGTTGAAATTAACCTGGGAAAAACATCACAAACAAATGAAGTTCCAACACTGCTAtgctggagactgaggcaggaggactataAATTAAAGACCTTTTTTGTGTTGTTGATTGTTTTAGAGAGAGTGTCTTACTATATAGTCCTAGCTGACCTACCAACCctagatatccacctgcctttgttcctgtgttggaattaaaggaatAAACTACTATGTATGGCCTAAGACCTTgcctttaagaatttttttttttttttaaagtaaaagcaCACATGGCcatatacacctgtaatcccagcactcaggagttaaAGTCAAGTCATTACGAACAGAACTCAGATGCCCTGCTAATTTTCCATTCCCAGCGAAGAAGCTTGAACCAGGTCCTGGGTCTCAACCaacatcacattaaaaaaataaacaatactaATATTCTCCTTCTAGGACTCCAGATAAGGTAGACAGCAGCTTCAACTGAAAAAAGTTACCAGTTCCCGTTTCCCCCCAGCCACCCTACCTCTGCCCAAGAGAAGACTGAGGAAAAACTGCACCATTTGAATAGCTGCTCAGTGGGATATAGGAGGCTCCACCCAAGCTACTCCAAAATCCTCCTTACCTTATATATTAGAGCTGAGAGAGAAGGATCCCTGCCGCCCCCTCGCCCACCGGGGATCTTCGACAGTGGGTGAGGGGCATCAGGAGCACCACAGAGGCCCTGGAACAATGTGCCTGCAGCACTGGAGCTGGGGACAGTTACTCAAAGGCAAAATACTACTGcaagagacagaaaggcagacagTAAATACCACTACATTTAGCCCACTGCCCTCCCTCTACTTATACAAGTATTCTAAGGTTACCCCACTACTCAAGTGGGGTACCCCACTTTCTTCTTGACTTTCCAAAAATGCTACTTTGTATCAAGAGCCATAGAGTTCCTGAAGgaaccagcactcagggagcagaggttctctgggttccaggccagcctggtttacgaagtgagtccagtacagccaagggtacacagagaaaccctgtctcaaaaaaaaaggtcTCAGAAGACCATAGGAATCCTGCTGGATGTGTGTGACCAGAGCATCACCTATCAAACATCAGCAAGCTCTTGACATGGGGTTTATCCCATCCTAGCTTCAAGTCCCCCAGCCAGTCTCTTAACCCCCTTGGCCACCTGCAGAGTAAAATCCCTAAACTCCAAATGAAGTGTCAACCTGGTCGGAGAAGCCCCCCAGCTACTCACTTTACTATCCTCCACCTCAGCAAAGGAGCTGCAATTAACGAAAAAGACCCAAAATTGCTCTAGggttataaatgaaaataaatcatgGAGTCTGTCCCTGATCTGCCATCAGATTCCGGGCCTTCCACTGTCTCAGGTTGAGAACTTAAGTAATACTGACACTGTCAAAATAGGCACAAGTAAAGGGCTATCTGTGCTGGGGGGTCTGAATAAAACAAGGATCAAGTGGTTTTCGACTGTTTAAGAGCTCTCAGGCCCTGGTACATGAGTGCCCTAATTGTCCCCactttcttcaagacagggtttctctgtgtagccctggctgtcctggagctctcactatatagaccaggctggccttgaactcacagagatcctcctgcctctgcctcccgagtgctggaattacaggtgtgcaccaccactgtcctTTTGGCAGCCACTTTAATCTTCAGGCAGACACAGAAGGGTTCCAGATCTGTTCCACTGCCCTCTGTGGTTAAAAATATCTAGCCATCTAACACCAACTAGCCTGTATCAGCTTAGGCAAGGAGTGCAGGCTCACCATGGCTCAGCTCTAGGGTGTCTCTCAAGGGATTCCCCCTGGCAGTCTAAATGCACAGTAAATGTTTGGGAAATGGCGCTCCTTAGGGTGGCATCCACACCTGCAGATGATTCCACACACCCACCTCCTACCTTCTGGAAAGCCTCAGGGACAAGGACAGAAGCTGTCTTCTACTTTAGACAGTTATTGTGACTTCCTTCTAAAGTAATAAGGAGCAGAATAACAATGTCCAAAAGtggcaaaaaaaaaggggggggcagtCAGGAGTTCCCCCATGCAAAGACAAACCCCATCCAAGAGGCTTTCCTTCTTAACCCGTTGTTGATGTTCTGTAGGGTACCAGGAAGGCTGGGCCACCGGGGAACCTAGCTGACTGGTGGCTAGCTTAACAGTGCTCAGCAGGTCCTATCCCAAGGACTGGACaaatgccctctgtggcagtaaGAAGACATCTTGTACACCAGATGTACAAGATGCTTGGGTTCACAAAACGACTAGATCACAAAGACCCTTACAATTctagaattctgccagacctctACTGGAGAAGGGGGTTTATTCCATTTTATATGACCGAGCTAACTGAACTTAAACTGTAACATTCCAACCGGCATCCCAATTCTTACCTAATTCACAATTAGAAATGGCAGAAACAAAAGCCCACCCCCAAAAAGGATCACAATACAGTGATGAGAGATGGGTACACGATCCTCTTTGTTTTCCTAGAAATAACCCCTGGGGCCTGCATCTTTCCTGTAATTAGTACAGATTAATTCCGATTTCCTTATATTTCCACGTAAACGCAACAAGTCCACACCTTGACAACAGATCACTTCCCTCCATGCACACAAGATCACCACATACATGCTCTGCTGTTCTGTTGCAGAAACCCTGCAGAAGGTGGCATGTGTCCAGGTTGAGTTCCCTAAGAGAAACAACTGAGTATACATGAGATCATGGGTTATCTTCACTGTCCACTATAATGCACTGACTAAGTACTCAAAGTGAATAACAGATCGCTTTAACATACCTGATTGTCATTTCTGAAGGGATGAGGAATGGACACAGCAATTATGGGACATGAAACTGCCCGGGAACAACCTTCTCTTCTGATACTGACTTTAGTGTTCCCAAATCAGCTGCCAGTGTCATTAAGAATGGAATTTAGAAGAATTTGAAAGAATTTAAGCCCGAGAGAATGGggcggttttttgtttgttttgttttctgagacaacaGGTTTCTCTATAtaatcctggctgtcttggaactcagatctgtacaccaggctggccttgaactcaggagatTGCCTGCCCCTAACGCTAGGGTACTGGGaataaaggcctgcaccaccgccGCCTTCACTGAGAATGTGGCTTCTTAAAGGCAAGTCCctgacacaaaaatacaaaagggTTTCATACTcagtttggtttttatttcagcTTCCAAAGATTTAGTCACTCCACTAGAGGGCAGAAATGACTCAGTCCCCCACACCAAATATTTCAATTCATTCtagcagaaggagagagaagactcAGCAGGCAAAGACTTGTCACTAAGcctgtgacctgagttcaatcctgatACCACctggaaaaataaacaagcctTTGACTTCCAGGCCCtatgaacacgcacacacacaagaaatgaaTGTAATTTTGCAAAAGGCCAGAGACTGAGAAGATGGGTTAAGAAGAGTCAATGTATTACACTGCACCCAGACATCCAGCTGACCCAGCTCTGCTGCTGAAAAGAGCAAAGAGACTAACAGGAAGGACATGAAGGGCTCCGGGATCCACATCCAAGGCTCCTCAAGACATGAGAGCTTGACGTTAGAGCCTCTGTGTGCTCAGATGGTAAGGCCCAGCCCCTGGAAACACATCTCGGGTCACCCAGCTGTAGGTCACCTACTGCTGACAGTTCACGGCACCTGTGAGGACTGAGTGCCTGCCCAACATTCACAAGACCCTGGGTCTCTGGAAATCTGCTGTCTGAAATGTCCTTAGCAAGCCCAATCTCCTATGATGACTAACAGCAGGCAGTGTGTGTAGCAAGTATGCACAAGGGAAATgttaatgctaaataaaattatcatttaaCTGTCAGATTTGTAAACATTGATGGCatctaataattaaaataattagccTTTTTTCCTGTGTACGTGTGCTGAAAGAGGGTCTCACTGAGCTCTTGCTGGCCTTAGACTTACCAAGTacatgaggatgaccttgaacttctgatcctcctgtctagctctgcctcccaagtgctgtgattacagatgtgcaccactccACCAGAGCTACTTGGCAGAGGACTTCCAGGAAAGGCCATGTGTCTGTCTAAGTGAGACCCAGTTCCctggaggctgaagcaagggACTGCGTTGAGTTCAATGCTGACCCAAGCTACATAGTAATTTAAGAGtgtaaggccctgtctcaaaacaaaccaaaaaactttCAGATGACTgtcattttccctttttttttatttttagtttgctcAAAGCATAACATAACAAATAATTAGATTCAAACTCTCTGATAGTTCAGTTTCTCACTCCAGTGCAGTGGCCTGCTCCACCCATCAGGTCTGCTCCCTTTCCCACTGCCGGTCAGAGAGGATCAGCTGGCCTTGGCAGTATCAAACGAAGAGACACAAAGATCACGCTCCTGGTATTCTACATTCCTTCCTTCCACTTCTTCTAACCCATTCATGTCCTGATTCATACAATATACCCAGGGCACCCTCAATGCAAGAAAAGCTGCTTGTACCCTAGGACTAGGAATATCTCTGATGAGTAATCCGTACATAAAGCAAGACTAGTCCAGAGTTGCAGGCACTTAGCAAAAAGAATGTAAGAAGAAAGGTAGCCGGTGTCAGCCACCTTCACTCTAAGGTGACCACAAAGGCTGATTTTCAGCTGTCAGTTCCTCTCTGTATCTGAGAGAGGCCATGATGGTGCCAGGCACTAGCCACTAAGTCACTTCACCAGGGCTTATGTGCACCAAAGGGAGTCTACTTAATCAGTATGATGGTAAGAAATGACAGCAACACTCTGAATCATAGGCCGAAAGCAAATATGGGTTTTGGTTATTTTCTACAAGAAATATCTACCTGATGGCAGCCAGAATATCTGTGCCCCTGATGTTTGCTAAGTACACAACTAACAGTGGTACATCTGCCAGTGCCAGGCACAGTCACGTTGCCACTGTGGCTGCTGGAGACTGCCAAGCTATCACACTGTACTGTACTCAGGATCTTTATACACTTTAAAGTCTTCAGTGTAGTGTATACTGTTAGTTCTTCACACATCCAGCCTGCCCTCTGAGGGCAGGGTTACATCATTGTTTATATAGTATCAAAGGCCTAGGAAATTTTCCTAAAGCTTCTCTTACACAaggcattgctgctgctgctgctgctgcttgcagAAAACTGTCTTGCTCAAATAACAAAATTCTTGCTCACCGACTAAGCCATCACAGTCTACTCTGTAACTTCCttcctgttgtttttgtttgtttttccgttGTTGTAGTTTGCAGATGAAGTCTTGTtgaccatgtagccctggctgtaaccaggctggcctggaacttagatCTGTCTGTGGCTGCCTCCTGGGAGCTGGGtttaaaggcctgtgtcaccatgcccagccctatCACTTTCAATGAGCCTTCCAAATCTAACCACTGCACACTGGTTCTTCAAAATTGAATGAATGGCTTTTTCCAGAAATGCTCGTTTGTAACATGCCTCTGCCCTATTCCTTAGTCTCCTTTATCTATATGCACAGCTCTAGGGCTAAATTTGGATTTCTTGGCAGAATGGGGAATTGCTATTATTAGCCCCCATTGCTTTCTAAAGCCCAACCCAATTTAGGGGTGTTTCTGACTATACTAGCTGTCACTCTCTCTTTACTGCCCCACACTCAACAAGCAAAACTGATGGGAAAGGAGAATTACCAAAACCAAATTATTTGGAAAGAGACAGAAATTCCACTACAGAAAAACTATGCAGGTAGCTCCTGAAGTGCTCGTGGGCCCTCCCTACCCCCCACAAAACACCTGTGGAACCTAATGTGTCTCCCTAAAGCACATCACACAGACTATGA includes:
- the Oaz2 gene encoding LOW QUALITY PROTEIN: ornithine decarboxylase antizyme 2 (The sequence of the model RefSeq protein was modified relative to this genomic sequence to represent the inferred CDS: deleted 1 base in 1 codon) — translated: MINTQDSSILPLSNCPQLQCCRHIVPGPLWCSDAPHPLSKIPGGRGGGRDPSLSALIYKDEKLTVTQDLPVNDGKPHIVHFQYEVTEVTVSSWDAVLSSQSLFVEIPDGLLADGSKEGLLALLEFAEEKMKVNYVFICFRKGREDRAPLLKTFSFLGFEIVRPGHPCVPSRPDVMFMVYPLDQNLSDED